One Rissa tridactyla isolate bRisTri1 unplaced genomic scaffold, bRisTri1.patW.cur.20221130 scaffold_33, whole genome shotgun sequence genomic window, TCCCCATccccccacagtgtccccctgCCCCGCGCAGCCGTGCCgctgcctgcccctctccctctgccccccaagTGGCCCCACCTGGATGCGGAGGAGCTGGCTGAAGCCGTTTTGGGTCCCGAGGtggaagggggctggggggggcgtaGGGCGTCCCCCCGCGGTCACCCTCCCCGGGCCAGGCCGTCACCGGCCCTGTCACCGGCCCCACGgccaccaccagcagccccacgggggtccccagggccaccagtcgcggggccaccagcaccagcccACACGGGCCGACCCACAGCTGCCCCATAGACCCCTCCGCCCCCTCCCTCCGGGTGTCCCAGAGCCCCAGCTGCCCCACAGCTACCCCACACATGCCTTGGTGGCCCCCCAACGGCTGCCCCATAGCCCCTCACACACCCCATAGGACCTTAACAGGCTCCCAGTCCCGTAGGTGCTCCGTGGTCACAACCAGCCCCATAACTGCTCCGTGGTTGAACCCAGCCCCATAGCctacctccccagccccatagctccCCACATTCCCCCCCAATCCTATAAGCTCTTAGTAGTCACACCCAGCCCCATAGTCCACCCTTCCAACCCCATAGCGGCCCCAGAACCTCCCGTAGTCCCTCCAGCCCCGCACACCACCCCAGCCCCTTAGCTGCCCCATAGTCCCTACTGGGGGTCCTGGGCACTGCCCCCCagcagcggcaggaggaggaggacaaggagcCCCAGAGCCCAACGTGGccccatggcagcaccactgtggggcagccggggccggcggcagagGGTGAGCAGGGTGTGGGTCAGTGATTAGGTGGGGCTGCCCCGCCGGCCCCTCGGCCACCGGCCCCTGGCTGGGGACACGTGATTGCGGGGAAATGGctctgtggggtgtggggggctatggggcaggaGGAGTCAGCGATGGGGGGCAACAGGGGGCCCTGTGGGCTTTGTGAGAAGTTATGGGGTGCTGTGGGGTCTGTGAACAGTTATGGGGTCTGTGAGCAGTTATGGGGCGCTATGAGGTCTGTGAGAAGTTATGGGGTCTGTGAGCAGTTATGGGGCACTATGGGGTTTGTGAGAGGTTGTGGGGTCTGTGAGGTTATGGGGTCTGTGAGCAGTTATGGGGTGCTATGGGGGCTGTGAGAGGTAGGTCTCTGAGCAGttatggggcgctatggggtTTGTGAGAGGTTATGGGGCACTATGGGGTCTGTGAGCAGTTATGGGGCACAATGGGGTCTGTGAGCAGTTATGGGGTGCTATGGGGTCTGTGAGAAGTTATGGGCTCTGTGAGCAGTTATGGGGCGCTGTGGGGTTTGTGAGAGGTTATGGGGCACTATGGGGTCTGTGAGAAGTTATGGGGTCTGTAAGCAGttatggggcgctatggggtTTGTGAGAAgctatggggtctgtgagaggatatggggtctgtgagcagttatggggcgctatggggtTTGTGAGAAGCTATGGGGCactatggggtctgtgagagattatggggtctgtgagcagttatggggcgctatggggtctgtgagaggttATGGGGTCTGTGATAGGTTATGGGGCACAGATGGGGGTGGGCGTTGCAGTCACTGATGACATCACACCTGAGGGTTCCTGGCCAGGCATCCCTCCCCCATCACCCGTGACGTCACATGGTGTGGCggacccgccccccccgccccagtgggTCCCACTGTCCGGCCCCAacgacaccctggggacaccctggtgGCACCCCCAGGACCCGGTGGGTACCTCCCGGTAACACCCCCCAGGCGCCACAGGGACACCCTGACCTCCTGGGAGGTGCCCCCCCTGGTGACACCCCTGGGGAcactcctgctgcccccagccccacctgaGACCCCCCCCCAGTATCTCCCCAGAACCGGGCCCctgggcccccccagccccccactgtccctccccaccctgtgccccacGGGGGTCCCGACGTGGACAGAGGGACACAGGTGACATCACTGTCCGGGGGAAACCCCGGGGGGGTCCCAAGGTGTCATGTTTCTCCTCCAGCCCTCGGCGAGGGGTGACAGAGCGGGTGGGGCCACCAAGGGGACATggtggggggatggagagagggggggatggagaaatggatggatggagagagggatggagggatggatggagggacagagggagggagggatggaggtggacGGGGagtgggaaggatggagaggtGGAGAAGAGGACACATGAACAGCGGGAGGGGTTCGTTTTAGGggcccccctccccctgccccccttgCTCCTCCAACAttgtcccctccttcccccctgttgtcccccccagctcccttcccctccagcccctctccccctgcatGGTCCCCTTGGCCACGGTCCCTCGGGAGCTGCCGGCGATGGCCGAGATCTCCAGGAGCCGTGGCAGAAGAGACCCCACAGCGCCGCGGCGCAGCCTCCGCCCGGCGCAGGCATAGAGGAGGGGGTTCATGGCGCTGCTGAGGAAGGCCAAGGCAGTGGCTGGTGGCCGGGTGGCTTTGGCAGCCGCTTCCAAGATCCCCCCATCCCCTTGGAGGACTGCTGCCACTTCCAACAAGCTGGCCACGTGGTAAGGTCCCCACGCGACAGCGAAGGCCACCACCACGGCGACCACCAGGCGGAAGGTGTGACCACGCCAGGCCAAGCGGGTCTGGTGTAACCGGCAGACCAGTAACCCGTAGCCGGTGGCTATGGTGGTCAACGGCAGGGCCCAACCCAAGATGGTCTCCAGAAGATTTTGGACCACCAACCAAGCCTTCGTGCCGTGCACCCGCTTGCAGTGCCCGTCCTTCACCTGCCAGAAGATGATGGATGGGATGGCCAACACCAAAGCCGCCGACCAAGTCACCGCTGCCGCTCCACAAGCCAACTGTCAGGCACGATCACCTGCCGTCACCACCGTCGTCGCTGGCCTGGAGACCGCCAAGCACCGATGGAGAGCCAGAAGAGCAATGAGGAAGATGCTGACGTACATGGCAGCGGCGCAGAGGTAGTTGCACCCACGGCAGACGGCCAAGCCCATGTTCCATTGGCCAGCACTCAAGGCCCGGATGTAGACGGGACCGGTGAGGAGGGTGACCATGTCGGCCAAGGCCAAGTGGAAGATGAGGAGGACGGGGACGCTGCACCGGCGGGTGACAGCACAGCCCCAGAGGACTATGGCATTGCCCGGCAgccccaccaccactgccaccgACAGCAGGGTCAGCCCCAGCGCTgcagcggggacgggggcagTGGTGGCGTTGGGGGGGGATGAGGTGTTGGCGGGACACGAGGACATGATGGCGGTGGTGgagaggggctgtgggaagagggggAACACAGAATCCTCCCGAGAAAATGCAGGTGTCTCTCCATCCAgccctccatccttccatccatccatccttccatccatccactGATCCCTCTCTCCACCCCgccatcccttcctccatcccacctttcctccatccatccatcccttcctccttcttcccacccctccacccatcccttcatccatccctccctccacacctccatccctccatccatcccacccttcctcctcctctccatcctttcctccctcccttcatctctcctcctctcctctgtccctccctccatccctccaacCCATCTCCCATCTCACCCCTCCCCAGGGCCCCTCcctttcttctccatcccaccacccctccttccttctccctgctctctgaagtctcctcctcttcttcctttaccCCGCTGGGCTCTTTCCCTCTATCTTCGCATCTCCCAGTTGCCCCCCAGATTGCCCAGTGGGCCACCACACTGCGCCTTTGCCCCCATCAAACCTCCCACTTTCCACCCCCCTAGACATTGTAGTCATCCACCCAGATCTTCCAGTTGCCCCCCACCAGACCTCCCCATCACCTTCGAGACCTTCTAGTCGTTGCCCCCCATATTTTTCAGGAGCCCCTCCAGGacctcccaccccaccagcctTCCCTCCTGTACCTTGGGGGCTCAGATGTCCCTTCCTGGAGCCTCTGGTGGGGCTGGTGGATCCTTGATGTCCTTGTCACCGCCAGTGGCTGTGACCGTTAGGTGCCTCTTCCCCTccacccagccccaggcaggaaaCGCTCGTgcaagaggaaggaggcaggaaaacCACAGGGAGACAAAGGGGACGTGGTGGGGGAGGGATGGTGGACTTAATTTGtcccctggcggggggggggggtgtgtgtgacagAAGCGGTGGCATTGCCACCAGGTAGGGAACCCCTCCCGGAGGCCCTCCAGGAGGCGGCGGTCTGGTTGCTCCGTCACATGgctgtgggggtggtgggagCTCATGGAGATGGtgtggaggggacagggaaggtTGTCTTCTATGCGTGGTATGGTCAACGTACATTCTCTtccctccatccatccgtccatccatcctgTCCTAACCTTTGGGTTCTGGCCCTAAAATCGGGACAAACCCCAACAGATGCCCCCCATGACGGGGTGACCCCAAGTGAGAAGAAGACCCGGTGACAGAGGTGCCCTTCCGTAACCCACCCCGCTGAAGGATTCCCCATTTCCCATCATGCCATTGTCCAAACAAAGAGAGGTAAGACTGGAGATGTCCTGCAGCAGGATCCAAGTTTCCCCTTCCAGCTCTTCCCCAAAATTCCCACAATGCCTTTGACCAAACGATGTGTCCCAAGACTAGAAATGGGCAAGGTTGGCCTTTTTCACCCTCCGCTGCATTTTGTTTTTTGCCCTTCCAAACTCATGAGGTTGGGTCTCAGCAGATGCTCTCCAGGTGGGACCACGCTGCGATCCAACCCAAGGCTTTCAGCCACCATGGGAAGAACTTTCTCAGAACTCAGAAGTCCACAGAGGTTTGAAGGAGAATAAAACCaaatagttttccttttaatttcttctttctttccaccaGAGTAGAGACAGGGCTTCAAATAAAGCACTTTTTGATCATAATCCTGATGTTTCCTGGGTAATTTTGGGATCAAGGATCATTTTTATCAACGAAGGCTGTGGTAGAAGCACTTGGGCACAATGTGGGCCATCAACCTGGGGCCTGTTCCCTGGGTGCCATCACCCCGGGGCCTATCGCCCTGTGGCACGTCACCATAGGTGAAATGGCCCTGGGTGGCATAACCCTGGGTGCCCATCTCCCCCTAGGACCCATCACCCTGGGGGCCATCACACTGGGTGCCAATAACCCTAGAGGCCATCACCCTGGGGGACCTTCACCCTGAGGCCCATCATCCAGGGTGCCCATCACCCTGGGACCCGTCACACTGGGTTCCACCACACTGGGACCCACCACCCTGCAACCCACCACCCTGGGACCTGTCACACTGGGACCCACCACCCTGCAACCCACCACCCTGCAACCCACCACCCTGAGACCCATCACACTGGGACCCACCGCCCTGGGAGACACCACCCTCCGACCCGTCACACTGGGAcccaccaccctgggacccaTCACACTGCAACCCACCACCCTGCAACCCATCACCCTGGGACCCACCACTCTGCGACCCATCACCCTGGGACCCATCACACTGCAACCCACCACCCTGGGACCCGTCACACTGGGAcccaccaccctgggacccaccaccctgggacccaTCACACTGCAAcccaccaccctgggacccaccaccCTGCGACCCATcaccctgggacccaccaccctgcgacccaccaccctgggacccaTCACACTGCAAcccaccaccctgggacccaccaccCTGCGACCCACCACCCTGTGTGTCCTTCAACCAGGTGCCATCAGTCCTGCCCCACCAGTACACGAGAGCTGGACTTACTGGGAGAGAGTCCAGGAAAAGGCCCCCCAAGGTGTTCAattgccaggagccttctgggGGGGCCAGAACTTGGCCTGGAGCAGACttggctttggggggggggggtcccacccaGGGCACAAACCTGGACACAGAGTGACTCG contains:
- the LOC128903437 gene encoding LOW QUALITY PROTEIN: leukotriene B4 receptor 1-like (The sequence of the model RefSeq protein was modified relative to this genomic sequence to represent the inferred CDS: substituted 1 base at 1 genomic stop codon), with translation MSSCPANTSSPPNATTAPVPAAALGLTLLSVAVVVGLPGNAIVLWGCAVTRRCSVPVLLIFHLALADMVTLLTGPVYIRALSAGQWNMGLAVCRGCNYLCAAAMYVSIFLIALLALHRCLAVSRPATTVVTAGDRAXQLACGAAAVTWSAALVLAIPSIIFWQVKDGHCKRVHGTKAWLVVQNLLETILGWALPLTTIATGYGLLVCRLHQTRLAWRGHTFRLVVAVVVAFAVAWGPYHVASLLEVAAVLQGDGGILEAAAKATRPPATALAFLSSAMNPLLYACAGRRLRRGAVGSLLPRLLEISAIAGSSRGTTP